From Quercus robur chromosome 8, dhQueRobu3.1, whole genome shotgun sequence:
CGACCATCTAGCGTGACAAACAACCATGCCTTAAGTCCATCAGTGATCCATCAGTGTGACTCAAGCATGAAGGCTATTTCCTTAACTTCcaattaattaatgtttaaatttggaataacttcaaaaaaataaaataaaaataaagatcatGACTGGAAAGAAAACTAGAAAagtaaaagagaaatataaagGAACTCAATATTCAATGGAATTAAAACTGCTTGCATGTTTTAAGAAATTTTGAGATGCGGTTACATGGTATTATCCACCAACAAATCATGGCAAATACAAATAGTAGCAaatagaaaagcaaaaaaagaaaaaaaagaaaaaaaaaagaaaagagaaagagactaTAACCTTAGGGAAAAAAACAAGTCTAGTAGGGAATGTAATTCTCATAATGGTAGACTACTGGAAGTTGACAAAAAGGTCAAAATTGATACCAAATTACAATCACACTCAGCATAGTTGAGCTaataatgaactataaaatgtCCATGTCTCAGGAAAGACTTTCCAAGTATCACAAGCATGAGAAAACAACTCTTTCATAAACTTTCTGCCAATCTTGCAGATACTGCTCTTAGTTTTGAATATACTTTTCCAGCTGGGGACCCTAAAATAAGGTTGCAAAGAGAATCCCTTGCAACTCTGATGTTTTTATAGGAACCTAACATGTGAATCTTGGAATCAGCAATCACAATCCTTGTCTTCGTAGCGTTTTCAATTGCAAACTTCGTTTTACCACCTTTACCAGATAGTCTTCCTATGGCTCGAGACAAATGTTCTCCTCGAAGGGTTTTAACATCCTTGATCTCAAAAGATTCAACATAGAGCTCATCCAAACGCAAAAGTGCAATGGCATCAAtgacatcaaaacccaacatgAATGCATGCACAAAATCTGCACACTTCTGTAGGTTACTAATGTCCGGTGTGTCAGTTCTGGTCTTCAACTCAACTCTTCGAGCTTTGAGATTCATTCGAATGTCAATCTTCATTTGCTCATATACCGGAGTGTAGATTTCCATCCATGCTTTCTTGAGAGGTGAGAACCTGTGTGGTGGCACGTTGACCTTTCTAAACTGAACTTGACCATCAGACATCTCATGAGCACTCAAAGGCTTAAACTTTGGCTTCATTAGCAAAGACCCAAATTCAGCCTTTGGTTCAGATGGAACTGCTTCAACATCCATGAAAGTAGGGGCTTCTTTGGACTGCATTTTGTGCTTGTACTAACTTCCAACCTAATAAGTAAATTGACAAAGCTTAATTCACATCTAGAACATGAactatataaaaggattgtATTAGTTATAAGCTTATAGCTGTACAATCACAAAGTACTAAGAAATTACTAACTATGAAACATTCTTAAAACAGTTATTGGGGAACTATTTCAAGCAAACGCACATTCGCCCCTTTTCTGAATTATTAATCTATTACACCAAAGTCAAAACTAACATGCTCTGTTTGAGGGGAAAAAATCCACTAAGATATTTACTTGGATtgaaaaaaaaccatttttgaggaaaaatccTGATTCTGCAGAAATATAATTGAGGATAGGCATAATCTTTTCTTCGAGTGCCCTCGGTCTAAAAGAGAGGGTGGAAAACTATTAAGGGTTGGCGCTTCTATTAGGAATCCTAAATTCCATTGTCAAGATATCATGTTGTGGCCTGTGGGGGGTGAAAATCAGTTTGAAGGGAACGAGTTTGAGATTTATCATATACAAAACTGCCTTATGGTTTGCTTTCTATCAGCTGTGGCGGCTCAGAATCGGAGTTCTTCATCGAGGCAGGATTAATTCTGATGATATTATCATCAAAACTGTTAAATGGGAAGTTAAGGTAAGGGTTGCTATTGGGTCATCTCTAGTTCAGCTCTTGGATCCTTTGTTTGACTGTTTAGATTTTCCTATCCTTGCCTAAAGTGGGTCGTTTCTTTTGAATGAATTTgctcattcatcaaaaaaaaaaaaaaaaaaaaaaaaaaaaaatcattcctgGGTTTTAAGATTAGTATTGTCCTAAGCAAAttggcaacaacaaaaaacgAAATTTACATATcaataaaaacaaacccaaaaaaaaaaaaaaaaaaaattgaaataatcgCAGCCTTGAGAACCCAATTGGTTCTTCTACACGAAAATCAATTCAAGTTTGAATATTTCTGGATTAGATTCAAAAAAGCATCAAACTTTACATTCAAAAAAGTAAAACCCTCGGTTAAGGAAAATTTTCAGAGAAAACAGAGGAAGAACAAAATTAAGATTATGAATTTTGGAATCATAGATAGGtcataaagaaaaagtatagagagagagagcgtaCCTGATCTTCCTCCTCTGTTGGTGTTGGTGCACTGTGAACACTGAGAAGGAGGCtcagaagaggaagagagagctAGCTAGGGTTTTGAGCGTGGATTGTCTTGCGTGTCTATATCATATACTACTACCTCAcgtttagtaaaaaaaatacacaactaAATAGTcacgtttctcaaaaaaaaaaaaaaaaaaaaatagtgacgtttctaatattttattctaaaaagaagagaaaaaacaaaaaaaaaaaaaacacaactaaTGAGATACCTTAATTTAATACTAATTCCATTCCAGTTTGTTCATCctttattctattttaggatgttctaaaatattttattgtttctaaaaataaaaattattagtttataaattttcttattatacccctactttattttcaaaaatatttgaaaagaaaactaactaataattaaaaaaatcaatttaattgggACACATTTTTAGTTGTCTCattaagaataaattttttaaaaaaagttgataaattttatttaagggtaattttgtaaatttatacattCTTATAAGGcggacaagacaataaatgaagttcctttaaaaagtttgactttttaaatagGACAAATAAATTGGGATGGAGGGAGTATAAACTTACCTTTATCTCTAAATCATAAGAAATggtttaaaatcttaaattgataaaaattaaaaaaaaaaaatctaatgaaaaAAGCCAcattgtatcaaaaaaattatcataagaaatggtttaaaatcttaaattggtaaaaattaaaaacaaaaaacctaatgAAAAAATCCACGTTGTATCAAAAAAACTATCTACCACGTTGTATCAAAAAAACTATCTACCACGTTCCtatttagaagaagaagaagaaaaaaaaaaaaaaaaaactatcctacgttttatagaaaaaaaaactacctcggccaaccccccccccccctttttttcaaattcaaagtttaaaaaccGTACAAGTTTTAGATAACTTCATGTTTAAAAACTCAAGTAAAATATGCTAAAACTTCGGATAAAACTACCGCTCTCCCATAATCACAAGTTaacaaaaagaatttaattgtagtatagattaaaaaaaaatttaattgttcaaAATTCTTTCTTATTCCTTAACTAACCACCAAtatttccttcaaaaaaaaaaagaaaaaagaaaaagaaaaagaaaaagttaacaaTTGGATAAGATAAACTATAATGAACTAtcgctttaaaaaaaatccgcCTACAAATTCTCACAAACACAACTTCAAATTTCCACCCATTATCATTAAACTGTTATAATGTTCTCCCTCCATCTCTATCCTCCATAGCAACAACTATTTTTGTATGTAGCCTCTGTAATGAacattgttttatgtttttaggaTAAAAGTTTGCAATCAACGAGTAGGGGACGTGAAGTCCATGCTAAAAATGATATGCCACCATTGAAGTCCCTTCATATTGACAACCCGGTTGGTAAAGTTCATTATGGAGTCTACATTCCTAACAGAGCAACATCATCTCTAGAGGTAATTATTTCATGTTGTCTGGATCTAAATATATGTTAGAATGTATTGTGGGAGTTGGATTTGGGAAGTGCCTTCCTAATTTTAGTAAGCCCAGAGtcacatgtttaatttttttagtgcatTCTGTGTAAGagatcaaaaaattattaaaatttacccAAACAACGCATGCTCAGAGGTTAGTATactatatataatgagaaatgcCATGTCcataacaattttacaacattttcacaacattgcTTACCGTCACTGCTAGAGTCTTTTGgctaaatattgcaaaaaacggagtttattgttgttataggcactgttcaaagttatttagcaaaatgaggaaagagattgAATTTTGGCAACACCGTTGTCGAAATTGTGAGAAAAAGcatgagagagaagaaagcTGAGTGATGTGACTGGGAGggagaaaaaatgaatttcGGTAATGGCATTGTCGAAATTCATTCCACTGTCCAGCCTCTGCCTGTGAAGTGCTCTAGTGGGAGTGCCTGAATGATTTACCAATTGTGGCAATCAAGTTGCCGAAATTGTAGGGaattgaggagagagaaaatatgaattgtggcaaccaagttgccgaaaatgggagggaaaaaaaaagtggttgttgaaatctggggaggaattaaaa
This genomic window contains:
- the LOC126694153 gene encoding uncharacterized protein LOC126694153, translated to MQSKEAPTFMDVEAVPSEPKAEFGSLLMKPKFKPLSAHEMSDGQVQFRKVNVPPHRFSPLKKAWMEIYTPVYEQMKIDIRMNLKARRVELKTRTDTPDISNLQKCADFVHAFMLGFDVIDAIALLRLDELYVESFEIKDVKTLRGEHLSRAIGRLSGKGGKTKFAIENATKTRIVIADSKIHMLGSYKNIRVARDSLCNLILGSPAGKVYSKLRAVSARLAESL